The proteins below come from a single Chryseobacterium bernardetii genomic window:
- a CDS encoding Fic family protein, whose protein sequence is MKPPYTITDTILFLVASISEKIGEINASHLYKPVTELRKKNRIKTIQSSLEIEGNTITEEQITALLENKRVIAPQKDILEVQNAIQVYEEINKLNPYHLKDLEKAHSILMKGLVAYPGKLRTTNVGIIKGSKVEHIAPGGSMVKGLMKDLFAYLKKDKDLILIKSCVFHYEFEFIHPFTDGNGRMGRLWQTLILMQQYPVFEYLPVEALIKQKQAEYYHTLSESDNAGNSTPFIEFMLGIILESLQELLQSQNKTLYTEDRIFLFKEKVKQKKFSRKDYMQNFRSISAPTASRDLKWAVEQGILLKSGEQRLTEYWFKE, encoded by the coding sequence ATGAAACCTCCCTATACCATTACAGACACCATTTTATTTTTAGTGGCTTCTATTTCTGAAAAAATAGGAGAAATCAATGCTTCACATCTGTATAAACCTGTCACTGAATTAAGGAAAAAGAACAGGATCAAAACCATTCAGTCTTCCCTGGAAATTGAAGGAAATACTATTACTGAAGAGCAGATAACTGCATTACTGGAAAATAAAAGAGTTATAGCTCCCCAAAAAGATATTCTTGAAGTTCAGAATGCGATACAGGTATATGAAGAAATCAATAAGCTGAATCCTTATCACTTAAAAGACTTAGAAAAAGCGCATTCTATTCTGATGAAAGGACTGGTTGCTTATCCCGGTAAGTTAAGAACCACTAATGTAGGAATCATTAAGGGTTCGAAAGTAGAACATATAGCACCGGGAGGCTCCATGGTAAAAGGATTGATGAAAGACCTTTTTGCTTATCTGAAAAAAGACAAAGACCTGATTTTAATTAAAAGCTGTGTCTTCCACTATGAGTTTGAATTTATACATCCTTTTACAGATGGCAATGGAAGAATGGGCAGACTGTGGCAGACTTTAATTCTGATGCAGCAATATCCTGTATTTGAATATCTGCCCGTAGAAGCTCTCATCAAACAAAAACAGGCCGAATACTATCATACATTATCAGAATCTGATAACGCAGGCAATTCTACTCCTTTTATAGAATTTATGCTCGGTATTATTCTCGAATCTTTACAGGAACTTCTTCAATCTCAAAATAAAACATTGTATACAGAAGACAGAATTTTCTTATTTAAAGAGAAAGTAAAACAAAAAAAATTCAGCAGGAAAGACTATATGCAGAACTTCAGAAGCATTTCTGCTCCCACCGCAAGCAGAGACCTGAAATGGGCTGTTGAACAGGGTATTTTATTAAAATCCGGAGAACAGAGGTTGACAGAATATTGGTTTAAAGAATGA
- a CDS encoding DNA/RNA helicase domain-containing protein, whose amino-acid sequence MKNFTITEEYDFDHLIETKINNNHKDYLSWPIVYFLKNKKTKAAYIGETTDVLTRINTHLKSDEKKHLSSVNLILSNLFHKSATLDLESNLIKYISADGQYTLQNGNLGVSNHQYHEKKVYWNLFKDIWDELRQLGISRHSLDFINNSDLFKYSPYKSLSKEQIKGLKMILNCLLDENAKVSLIHGGAGTGKSILAIFLFKLLKTNLEDFNYADFDEDDEDLFLLLKRVKEKYTDLNMALVIPMASFRKTISNVFKNVNGLSQKMVIGPSDLAQNKYDLIIVDEGHRLRRRVNLGSYFGTFDRNCEKLGLDKFTASELDWVILQSTKSIIFYDQYQSIKPSDTLKESFKKLELAPSTRVEKLKTQLRVRGGNNYIKLIHKIFDAPSTLSLHPYKTKDYEFYLFDDLSEMINKIKEKNELYGLSRMVAGYAWEWVSNKNTEAYDIVIGENQLKWNSISVDWVNSPNSINEVGCIHTTQGYDLNYTGVIIGPELDYDFTSKKLTVDKQKYRDKNGKNSIQNEEELLDFIINIYKTILLRGIEGTYIYVCNENLRRFLQQFVPTFNPSYTEEKLIKFSNTPTENSIPFYDLNIAAGSFSELQELENVKYIELDSLENRDDYFACTVIGESMNKIIPNGSICLFKKYSGGSRNGLITLVEGRNITDLEFGSNYTIKEYSSKKITDEEGWHHEEIVLLPQSYDSNFEPIILRDEETIDFKTLGIFVKVLK is encoded by the coding sequence ATGAAGAATTTTACAATTACAGAGGAATACGATTTTGATCACCTCATAGAAACAAAAATAAATAACAATCACAAAGACTACTTATCCTGGCCAATAGTTTATTTTTTGAAAAATAAAAAAACTAAAGCAGCTTATATAGGAGAAACTACAGATGTATTAACGAGAATAAATACCCATTTAAAGTCAGATGAAAAGAAACATCTTTCATCAGTAAATCTTATATTAAGCAATTTATTTCACAAATCCGCAACTTTAGATTTAGAATCAAATCTTATAAAATACATTTCTGCTGACGGGCAGTACACATTGCAAAACGGTAATCTTGGTGTTTCCAATCATCAATATCATGAAAAGAAAGTATATTGGAATTTATTCAAGGATATCTGGGATGAACTGAGACAGCTAGGTATATCCCGACACTCTCTGGATTTTATCAATAACTCAGATCTTTTCAAATATTCTCCTTATAAATCTCTCTCCAAAGAACAAATCAAGGGATTGAAAATGATTCTAAACTGTTTGTTGGATGAAAATGCTAAAGTTAGTCTTATTCATGGAGGAGCCGGAACTGGTAAATCTATTTTAGCAATTTTTTTATTTAAACTATTGAAAACAAATTTAGAGGATTTCAACTATGCTGATTTTGATGAAGATGATGAAGACCTTTTCCTCTTATTAAAAAGAGTAAAAGAGAAATACACAGATTTGAATATGGCATTGGTTATTCCAATGGCATCATTCAGAAAAACGATTTCTAATGTTTTTAAGAATGTAAACGGATTATCACAAAAGATGGTAATAGGACCTTCAGATTTAGCACAAAATAAATATGACCTTATCATCGTTGACGAAGGGCATCGCTTAAGAAGGAGAGTAAATTTAGGTTCATACTTTGGAACATTCGATCGTAACTGTGAAAAGCTAGGTTTAGATAAATTTACCGCATCGGAATTGGATTGGGTTATACTGCAAAGTACTAAATCTATTATTTTCTATGATCAGTATCAATCTATAAAACCTTCAGATACTCTTAAAGAAAGTTTTAAAAAATTAGAATTGGCCCCTTCAACGCGTGTTGAGAAATTAAAAACTCAGCTTCGGGTACGTGGTGGAAATAATTATATAAAGTTAATTCATAAAATTTTTGATGCACCTTCTACGCTTTCCTTACACCCCTATAAAACAAAAGATTACGAATTCTATCTTTTTGATGATTTATCTGAAATGATTAATAAAATAAAAGAGAAAAACGAACTTTATGGTTTATCCAGAATGGTAGCAGGATATGCCTGGGAATGGGTTTCAAATAAAAACACTGAAGCTTATGATATTGTTATTGGTGAAAATCAGTTAAAATGGAACAGTATTTCTGTAGATTGGGTAAATTCACCTAATTCTATCAATGAGGTAGGGTGCATTCATACCACACAAGGTTATGATTTGAATTATACAGGAGTCATTATAGGCCCTGAATTGGACTATGATTTTACATCTAAAAAACTAACTGTTGATAAACAAAAGTACAGAGATAAAAATGGTAAAAACTCAATTCAAAACGAAGAAGAATTACTAGATTTCATCATTAATATTTACAAAACAATATTGTTAAGAGGTATAGAAGGTACTTACATTTATGTATGTAATGAAAATTTGAGACGCTTTCTCCAGCAGTTTGTTCCAACTTTTAATCCTTCTTATACTGAGGAGAAATTAATAAAATTTTCCAATACTCCTACGGAAAACTCAATTCCTTTCTACGATCTAAATATTGCGGCAGGCTCTTTTTCTGAATTGCAGGAATTAGAGAATGTAAAATATATAGAACTGGATAGTCTAGAAAATAGAGATGATTATTTTGCATGCACTGTTATAGGTGAATCTATGAACAAAATCATTCCTAATGGGAGTATTTGTTTGTTCAAAAAATATAGCGGAGGTTCTCGTAATGGCTTAATCACTCTAGTTGAAGGAAGAAACATTACTGACTTAGAATTTGGAAGTAATTACACTATTAAAGAGTATTCCAGCAAAAAAATCACTGATGAAGAAGGGTGGCATCATGAAGAAATAGTATTGCTACCTCAATCCTACGATTCTAATTTTGAGCCTATCATTCTTAGAGATGAGGAAACGATTGATTTTAAAACTCTAGGGATTTTTGTAAAGGTATTGAAGTAG
- a CDS encoding 1-acyl-sn-glycerol-3-phosphate acyltransferase, with translation MSKFDEIRYFHDHEVNERLQSIARDPMMKALMNFTFPGVDEQVWLEQFKNVHSISDFQHQFVAYAVRQILAKSSEGLTTSGFEKLDKNTPYLFISNHRDIVLDTSLLNLVLLEGGYIMTASAIGDNLVRKNFLNVLAKLNRNFLVQRGLPLREQLTSSQTMSEYIREQLLHENRSVWIAQREGRAKDGNDATQQGVLKMLAMAAGEQSLMDYFKNLKIVPVSISYEYDPTDSLKMPQLLAQHRDEEYIKGKNEDFTTILSGILGQKKRIHIHAGDVINTELDHIAATIENKNKQLQAIVQLIDDSIIKNYKLWPTKYIAYDLLNNTDTYASQYTEQEKQLFIRRLEMRIDPSDPVSKEYFLAMYANPLVNKLKAEKK, from the coding sequence ATGTCGAAGTTTGATGAAATCCGGTATTTTCATGATCATGAAGTGAATGAAAGATTACAGAGCATAGCCCGTGATCCGATGATGAAAGCACTGATGAACTTTACTTTTCCCGGTGTGGATGAGCAGGTTTGGCTTGAACAGTTTAAAAATGTACATTCCATAAGTGATTTCCAGCATCAGTTTGTAGCATATGCCGTTCGTCAGATCCTTGCAAAAAGCTCTGAAGGCTTAACTACTTCCGGATTTGAAAAGCTGGATAAAAATACCCCTTATCTTTTCATCTCAAACCACCGGGATATTGTTCTGGATACTTCACTGCTTAATCTCGTATTGTTGGAAGGCGGGTATATTATGACCGCTTCTGCCATTGGGGATAATCTGGTCCGTAAAAACTTCCTAAACGTTCTGGCTAAGCTGAACCGGAACTTTTTGGTACAAAGAGGCCTGCCGCTTCGTGAGCAGCTTACAAGCTCACAGACAATGTCTGAGTATATTAGGGAGCAACTGCTTCATGAAAACCGCTCGGTATGGATTGCCCAGCGTGAAGGCCGTGCTAAAGACGGGAATGATGCCACCCAGCAAGGGGTTTTAAAAATGTTGGCCATGGCAGCCGGAGAACAATCTCTGATGGATTATTTTAAAAACTTAAAAATTGTCCCTGTTTCTATTTCCTATGAGTATGATCCTACAGATTCTCTAAAAATGCCTCAACTGCTGGCACAGCACAGGGATGAGGAATATATTAAAGGTAAAAATGAAGATTTCACCACAATTCTCAGCGGAATTTTAGGACAAAAGAAAAGAATTCATATCCATGCCGGTGATGTTATTAATACAGAATTGGATCATATTGCCGCTACGATTGAGAATAAAAACAAGCAGCTGCAGGCTATTGTACAGTTGATTGATGATTCCATCATTAAGAATTACAAGCTTTGGCCCACAAAATATATAGCCTACGATCTGCTCAACAATACAGACACCTATGCTTCTCAATATACGGAACAGGAAAAACAATTGTTTATCCGAAGACTTGAAATGCGAATTGATCCGTCTGATCCTGTTTCTAAAGAATATTTCCTGGCGATGTATGCCAATCCTTTAGTAAATAAATTAAAGGCTGAAAAAAAGTAA
- a CDS encoding McrB family protein: MTFTELINKLEIWDEWQKSYIHYVPQFIQEAGTGKNWEDWDKELFYEFFMRSADQCVSSLKQGYFTNAERNLIKQNWPELSILLQKIALNQEQPLFDTYYQIKELIRKCTDNNKKAATNRLIASLQPQLLCTVVNQDKLGQLVYLLNTHVDDFELELTYDWFQDSYNILQIFKEKLNQDGFEIVTLPWQVYDYFQEQNTASPTEQNDMSENKLDHQIQILEYKKQIILQGPPGTGKTRQAKELAVQLLGLHTTQELKDHPQFKLIQFHPSYTYEDFVRGIVAKPDEEGNGIIYEAENKVLGDFIKKACEDSQHSNGSSHTAWLDEVFEDFKTSIEEELIANDHKIRLTNKLFLTHIGESSFHISSEGWTGDRLKFSEIKKLYKYNITKREETKKYDDLAKTVYHRTAYYFPLVEKFKTFLQDKPFHTPDQPLSQPQNYVLVIDEINRANLSSVLGELIYALEYRGKAVESVYEVEGNRDLILPLNLYIIGTMNTADRSVGHIDYAIRRRFAFIDVLPESLEHDNTIHFNSEGFEKVSQLFKNGNVSGEFEAKDVQLGHSYFIAPKQDPINHQNRDEIFRMKMNYEVVPILLEYVKDGVLIGNYDGKDIKDYIHTLKMNN; encoded by the coding sequence ATGACGTTTACAGAATTAATTAACAAGTTAGAGATTTGGGATGAATGGCAAAAAAGCTACATCCACTATGTACCACAGTTTATTCAGGAAGCCGGTACAGGAAAAAATTGGGAAGATTGGGATAAAGAGCTCTTTTATGAGTTTTTTATGCGTTCTGCAGATCAATGTGTTTCATCTTTGAAACAAGGATATTTTACCAATGCAGAAAGAAATCTCATTAAGCAAAACTGGCCGGAACTTTCTATACTATTACAGAAAATTGCATTAAACCAGGAGCAGCCTTTATTTGATACATATTATCAGATCAAAGAATTAATCCGAAAATGTACAGACAATAATAAAAAAGCTGCTACCAACAGGCTTATTGCAAGTTTACAGCCTCAGCTGTTATGTACTGTAGTAAATCAGGATAAATTAGGACAATTGGTTTATTTACTGAATACCCATGTTGATGATTTCGAATTGGAACTTACCTATGATTGGTTTCAGGACAGCTACAACATTCTTCAGATCTTTAAGGAAAAACTCAACCAGGATGGTTTTGAAATTGTAACCCTTCCGTGGCAGGTTTACGATTATTTTCAGGAACAAAATACAGCATCACCTACAGAACAAAATGATATGAGTGAAAATAAACTGGATCACCAGATTCAGATTTTAGAATACAAAAAACAAATTATCCTGCAAGGTCCTCCGGGCACAGGAAAAACAAGGCAGGCCAAAGAACTGGCTGTTCAATTACTGGGATTACATACAACCCAGGAATTAAAAGATCATCCGCAGTTCAAACTGATTCAGTTCCACCCTAGCTATACTTATGAAGATTTTGTAAGAGGAATAGTAGCCAAGCCGGATGAAGAAGGAAACGGAATTATCTACGAAGCTGAAAATAAAGTACTGGGTGATTTTATCAAAAAAGCATGTGAAGATTCTCAACATAGCAATGGTTCTTCTCATACGGCATGGCTTGATGAAGTATTTGAAGATTTCAAAACCTCTATAGAAGAAGAGCTAATTGCAAATGATCATAAAATAAGACTTACTAATAAGCTATTTCTAACCCATATCGGGGAGAGCTCTTTTCATATTTCCAGTGAAGGATGGACAGGAGATCGCCTAAAGTTCAGTGAGATAAAAAAATTATATAAGTATAATATCACTAAAAGAGAGGAAACAAAAAAATACGATGATCTGGCAAAAACTGTTTATCACAGAACAGCTTATTATTTCCCGTTAGTGGAAAAATTCAAAACTTTTCTACAGGATAAACCTTTTCATACTCCTGATCAGCCACTATCTCAGCCACAAAACTACGTTCTGGTAATTGATGAAATCAACCGTGCCAATCTGTCATCTGTACTGGGTGAGTTAATATATGCCCTTGAATACAGAGGAAAAGCAGTGGAAAGTGTATATGAAGTAGAAGGTAATAGAGATCTCATTCTCCCTCTCAATCTTTATATTATTGGTACTATGAATACGGCAGACCGCAGCGTAGGCCATATTGATTATGCCATACGAAGACGTTTTGCTTTTATTGATGTCTTGCCTGAATCTCTAGAGCATGATAATACTATTCATTTTAATTCCGAAGGCTTTGAAAAAGTGTCTCAGTTATTCAAAAATGGAAATGTAAGTGGTGAGTTTGAAGCAAAAGATGTTCAGTTAGGCCATAGCTATTTCATTGCGCCAAAGCAAGACCCAATCAATCACCAGAACCGGGATGAAATTTTCAGAATGAAGATGAATTATGAGGTTGTTCCTATTCTTCTGGAATATGTTAAAGACGGGGTTCTTATCGGAAATTATGACGGCAAGGATATCAAAGACTATATTCATACCCTGAAAATGAATAATTAA
- a CDS encoding nucleotide pyrophosphohydrolase, whose amino-acid sequence MIDKSTIEKLIKFRDDRDWEQFHNSKDLAVALSIEASELLEIFLWKENEDFDQDKLEEELADVFMYGLLLANKNNIDINSIILKKLQRNNEKYPVEKAKGKSNKYDDL is encoded by the coding sequence ATGATAGATAAAAGTACAATAGAAAAGCTTATAAAATTTCGTGATGACAGAGACTGGGAACAGTTTCATAATTCAAAAGATTTAGCAGTCGCTTTATCTATTGAAGCTTCTGAGCTGTTAGAAATATTCTTATGGAAGGAAAACGAAGATTTTGATCAAGATAAATTAGAAGAAGAATTAGCAGATGTATTTATGTATGGTTTACTCCTTGCAAATAAAAATAATATAGATATCAATAGCATTATTTTAAAGAAATTACAGAGAAATAACGAAAAATATCCTGTAGAAAAAGCAAAAGGAAAATCAAATAAGTACGATGATTTGTAG
- a CDS encoding helix-turn-helix domain-containing protein translates to MEHKIHQGRNVKRFREMLGIKQEALALDLGDDWNQKKVSLLEQKEIIEDPLLKRISEVLKIPVEAFQNFDEEQAVNIISNTFTDFKEGASAINIHPVFNPVEAILKMHEEKMELYERMLKEKDEMMGRLERLIEKR, encoded by the coding sequence ATGGAACACAAAATACATCAGGGCCGCAATGTAAAACGATTCAGGGAAATGCTGGGCATTAAGCAGGAAGCACTGGCTCTTGACCTTGGGGACGACTGGAACCAGAAGAAAGTCTCTCTGCTGGAACAGAAAGAAATTATTGAAGACCCTTTACTGAAAAGAATTTCTGAAGTATTGAAAATTCCGGTGGAAGCGTTTCAGAATTTTGATGAGGAGCAGGCGGTGAATATTATTTCTAATACTTTTACTGATTTCAAAGAAGGAGCTTCAGCAATTAACATACATCCTGTTTTTAATCCGGTAGAAGCTATTCTGAAAATGCATGAAGAAAAGATGGAACTTTATGAAAGAATGCTGAAGGAGAAGGATGAGATGATGGGGAGGCTGGAGAGGTTGATTGAAAAGAGATAA
- a CDS encoding 5-methylcytosine restriction system specificity protein McrC: MGILLSEHKSFLIKRIAAGESFTNIQNELLHVDDDSFALFNTLESKKFNHQSFSFSVIKEENHCEIKADYFVGIDWLGDTGRTIYVEPKINMGLSQYFRNCLNEEEDSTKTPEAFESKEKVEPKEINYLKILLDIMALPQTAQYSRDIIQIDWKAKPITIDQKNDRLTPFLIIQFLQHLKTIVRKGLKKSYYKIQENLNSKVKGKVLIGQHIKKNVFKNRLTSTFCEFQVFGEDHLENRFLKKVLEFAISYIGNNPILFSSNLTSIKNTFNYCRPAFEHIGTEINEHQLKNIKKNLFFNEYGEAIRIGQLILKRFSHNITKTMQEKIETPPFWIDMPKMFELYFYYQLVKANPEDEKYIHYQLKTYGNHLDFLITKPGFEMVIDTKYKLKYIKNHIHRDIRQVSGYARLKKVINTVKSKNPLWDEENMMDCLIIYPHLDENEESKKEANSSVLLNEFSFENIKKQFANKQNCIGAYHKVFKLGINLPII, translated from the coding sequence ATGGGAATTCTACTTTCAGAACACAAAAGCTTTCTGATAAAACGCATAGCAGCAGGAGAATCTTTCACCAATATACAGAATGAACTGCTACATGTTGATGATGACTCTTTTGCCTTATTTAACACGCTAGAGAGCAAAAAATTCAACCATCAGTCTTTTTCTTTTTCAGTAATAAAAGAAGAAAATCATTGTGAGATTAAGGCAGATTACTTTGTAGGTATTGACTGGCTAGGTGACACCGGCAGAACAATCTATGTAGAGCCAAAAATTAATATGGGGTTGTCTCAGTATTTCCGAAACTGTCTCAATGAGGAAGAAGACTCTACCAAAACTCCGGAAGCGTTTGAAAGTAAGGAAAAGGTAGAGCCCAAAGAGATCAATTACCTTAAAATCCTTTTGGATATTATGGCCTTACCGCAAACAGCCCAATATTCAAGAGATATAATCCAGATCGACTGGAAAGCTAAGCCTATTACCATTGATCAGAAGAATGACCGCTTAACTCCATTTCTTATCATACAGTTTTTACAGCATTTAAAAACAATTGTAAGAAAGGGCCTAAAGAAATCATACTATAAAATTCAGGAAAACCTAAACAGTAAAGTAAAGGGTAAAGTATTAATTGGACAGCATATAAAAAAAAATGTTTTTAAAAACAGATTAACGTCCACTTTTTGTGAATTTCAGGTATTTGGAGAAGACCATCTTGAAAACCGTTTTTTAAAGAAAGTACTGGAATTTGCAATCAGTTATATTGGAAATAATCCAATATTATTTTCTTCAAATCTGACATCAATTAAAAATACTTTCAATTATTGCAGACCGGCTTTTGAACATATTGGTACTGAGATTAATGAACATCAATTAAAAAACATAAAGAAAAATCTCTTTTTCAATGAATACGGAGAAGCAATCAGGATTGGCCAGCTTATACTGAAGCGTTTCTCTCATAATATTACTAAAACAATGCAGGAAAAGATAGAAACTCCACCTTTCTGGATTGATATGCCAAAGATGTTTGAACTCTACTTTTATTATCAGTTGGTAAAAGCAAATCCTGAAGATGAAAAGTATATTCATTACCAGCTTAAAACCTATGGAAATCATCTGGATTTTCTCATCACTAAGCCAGGTTTCGAAATGGTGATTGATACTAAATATAAACTTAAGTATATCAAAAATCATATTCACAGAGATATCCGGCAGGTTTCGGGATATGCACGCCTCAAAAAAGTTATTAATACAGTGAAAAGTAAAAATCCTTTGTGGGATGAAGAGAATATGATGGATTGTCTGATTATATATCCACATCTTGATGAAAATGAGGAAAGCAAAAAAGAAGCGAATTCATCTGTTTTACTGAACGAATTTTCGTTTGAAAATATTAAAAAGCAATTTGCGAATAAACAGAATTGTATTGGCGCTTATCACAAAGTGTTCAAATTGGGAATAAATTTACCCATAATATGA
- a CDS encoding ATP-dependent nuclease has product MKIISFGVNNFRRISGGIERNTIEFNNSNTIFLLGQNNVGKSSFLKAYEFFHNNTSPTYEDIYRMDPNNIIEFEMVFELDEYDFKKEAIKNKKEGLKKWLNEKNHLKIKRIFKPKDGAKITFEKTENLTWNYNTLEWEVKNYGGIGLDSVFQAALPKPIFIKAMPTEAEGEAIINEILKQKANTKLEDKDHQELKEAQLKIQELQDKLYNPTSIKAYKEEVNKYFQSLFPNSKIELSEKDKTKWTENSIGKSFGIHFEHNDSGGEKDETIPTSHDRIGHGAVRSAIFSLLLMKDVAEEFERIDNRKDYIVLFEEPELFLHPKLMKQLRTLIYKVSEADSPYQILCASHSPQMIDITKEKSSLVRMVKDAEGTKLFQINDEFLKESKNLKTKEQLKQEMNEVLRFNPFICESFYADEVILIEGLTEEIILRGYFNEIQTDKDIFVVNCGTVNNIPFFQKIFSQFNIKYHVICDTDSAEMKECDENNLIQFESGIQKAIYQQIKSDYEKQNYICGLFQVNIPTFEPFHQCENIPQNLRYKEYPKTDGKPYNANLYWKEVLQPNLGTKEINQVPIINFLENITAH; this is encoded by the coding sequence ATGAAAATAATTTCTTTTGGAGTAAATAATTTTAGAAGAATTTCAGGTGGAATTGAAAGAAATACAATTGAATTTAATAATTCAAATACAATATTTCTTCTCGGACAAAATAATGTTGGAAAGTCTAGTTTTTTAAAAGCATATGAATTTTTTCATAATAATACTAGCCCAACATATGAAGATATTTACAGGATGGATCCTAATAACATAATTGAATTTGAAATGGTATTCGAACTTGATGAATATGATTTTAAAAAAGAAGCCATAAAAAATAAAAAAGAAGGATTAAAGAAATGGTTGAATGAAAAAAATCATCTTAAAATAAAGAGAATTTTCAAACCTAAAGATGGTGCAAAAATAACTTTTGAAAAAACAGAGAATTTAACTTGGAACTATAATACTTTAGAATGGGAAGTTAAAAACTATGGAGGTATTGGTCTTGATAGTGTTTTCCAAGCCGCATTGCCAAAACCTATATTCATAAAAGCTATGCCAACTGAAGCAGAAGGAGAAGCAATTATTAATGAGATTCTAAAACAAAAAGCAAATACAAAATTAGAAGATAAAGACCACCAAGAACTTAAAGAGGCACAATTAAAAATTCAAGAGTTACAGGATAAACTCTACAATCCGACTTCGATTAAAGCTTACAAAGAAGAAGTTAATAAATATTTCCAATCGCTTTTTCCTAACTCCAAAATTGAGCTAAGTGAAAAAGATAAAACTAAGTGGACAGAGAATTCTATAGGAAAAAGTTTTGGAATTCACTTTGAACATAATGATTCTGGAGGTGAAAAAGATGAAACTATACCTACAAGTCATGATCGAATAGGACATGGAGCAGTTCGATCCGCAATTTTCTCTTTATTGTTAATGAAAGATGTTGCTGAGGAATTTGAAAGAATAGACAATAGAAAAGATTATATTGTTTTGTTTGAGGAACCTGAATTATTTTTACATCCAAAATTAATGAAGCAACTCCGCACATTAATCTATAAAGTTAGTGAGGCAGACTCTCCATATCAAATACTTTGTGCTTCACATTCACCACAAATGATTGATATTACAAAAGAAAAATCCTCATTAGTTAGAATGGTTAAAGACGCTGAAGGAACTAAATTATTTCAGATTAACGATGAGTTTTTAAAGGAATCTAAAAACTTAAAAACAAAAGAGCAATTAAAACAAGAAATGAATGAGGTATTAAGATTTAACCCTTTTATTTGTGAATCTTTTTATGCGGATGAAGTTATTTTAATAGAAGGGCTTACAGAAGAAATTATTTTAAGAGGCTACTTTAATGAGATACAAACTGATAAAGACATTTTTGTTGTTAATTGTGGTACTGTTAATAATATTCCTTTTTTTCAGAAAATATTTTCACAATTTAATATTAAGTATCATGTAATATGTGATACGGATTCAGCAGAAATGAAGGAATGTGATGAAAATAATTTAATACAATTTGAATCAGGAATTCAAAAGGCGATTTACCAACAAATTAAATCAGATTATGAAAAACAAAATTATATATGTGGCTTATTTCAAGTAAATATTCCAACTTTTGAACCCTTTCACCAATGTGAAAACATACCTCAAAATCTGAGATATAAAGAATATCCAAAAACAGATGGTAAACCATACAATGCTAATTTATATTGGAAAGAAGTACTTCAGCCTAACTTAGGAACAAAAGAAATTAATCAAGTCCCAATAATAAATTTTCTAGAGAATATTACTGCTCACTAA